A single genomic interval of Armigeres subalbatus isolate Guangzhou_Male chromosome 1, GZ_Asu_2, whole genome shotgun sequence harbors:
- the LOC134208054 gene encoding uncharacterized protein LOC134208054 isoform X2: MAYVYLVAHREKHRIRKCVPIDRARVLQEEYTNIAAIQQITIQQFLSKDTRSRNIEQFNGQKLTDTITTILLPECLIETFNSSKRHAYRQAGINISWPAHTP; this comes from the exons ATGG CATATGTCTATCTGGTAGCCCATAGGGAGAAACATCGGATTAGAAAATGTGTTCCTATTGACAGAG CCCGAGTTCTGCAAGAAGAGTACACCAATATCGCAGCAATCCAACAAATCACAATCCAACAATTTTTATCAAAGGACACGAGATCTCGGAACATCGAACAATTCAATGGTCAGAAGCTCACCGATACAATAACCACCATCTTATTACCAG AATGCCTCATCGAAACGTTTAATTCCTCGAAGAGACATGCATACCGGCAAGCTGGAATCAACATATCATGGCCAGCACATACTCCTTGA
- the LOC134208054 gene encoding uncharacterized protein LOC134208054 isoform X1, with protein sequence MKKSLYLAYVYLVAHREKHRIRKCVPIDRARVLQEEYTNIAAIQQITIQQFLSKDTRSRNIEQFNGQKLTDTITTILLPECLIETFNSSKRHAYRQAGINISWPAHTP encoded by the exons atgaaaaaatctttatatttAGCATATGTCTATCTGGTAGCCCATAGGGAGAAACATCGGATTAGAAAATGTGTTCCTATTGACAGAG CCCGAGTTCTGCAAGAAGAGTACACCAATATCGCAGCAATCCAACAAATCACAATCCAACAATTTTTATCAAAGGACACGAGATCTCGGAACATCGAACAATTCAATGGTCAGAAGCTCACCGATACAATAACCACCATCTTATTACCAG AATGCCTCATCGAAACGTTTAATTCCTCGAAGAGACATGCATACCGGCAAGCTGGAATCAACATATCATGGCCAGCACATACTCCTTGA